The following are from one region of the Paraglaciecola sp. L1A13 genome:
- a CDS encoding sulfotransferase family 2 domain-containing protein — translation MIEHSFVKFVPGVYVVYLSVPKVASSSISHSLLMEVPSVHKNIWEHSNTGKALTNRRAVTLPYPRLPIFTFVRNPIDKFTSYYRDKFVGGRKDGFELSYLTYLGFDPFMNMDEMVSHMMTIPVIEMEHHAQPQYRILIKHGQLLPDFIGHFERMDELWAQIAQMSLVDLQLGQRRNNTSEKTVEPISAQSMSALCQYYSIDFALFNYPKPNYGEPHISVPEASDALDKNCINDFRQQIENKNKRWKTFTEKLTDSEFKNSYLIKMKDQFNQYLLAEYQNIQKQ, via the coding sequence ATGATAGAACACAGTTTTGTAAAGTTCGTTCCAGGTGTTTATGTTGTGTACTTGTCAGTACCCAAGGTAGCTAGCAGCAGTATTAGCCATAGCCTTCTTATGGAGGTGCCATCAGTTCATAAAAATATTTGGGAACATAGTAATACAGGTAAAGCATTAACTAATCGACGAGCTGTGACGTTGCCATACCCGCGACTACCAATATTCACATTCGTACGTAATCCAATCGATAAATTTACTTCTTACTATCGTGACAAATTTGTTGGTGGTAGGAAAGACGGATTTGAACTAAGTTATCTCACGTATCTAGGATTCGATCCTTTTATGAATATGGATGAGATGGTGTCCCATATGATGACCATTCCTGTGATTGAGATGGAGCATCATGCTCAGCCTCAATATAGAATTCTAATCAAACATGGTCAACTATTGCCGGACTTCATTGGTCACTTTGAAAGAATGGATGAGTTATGGGCGCAAATTGCGCAAATGTCGTTGGTTGATCTACAACTAGGTCAGCGTCGTAATAATACATCAGAAAAAACAGTTGAACCTATTTCAGCTCAATCAATGTCGGCATTATGCCAATACTATTCAATCGACTTTGCATTATTTAATTATCCCAAACCTAATTACGGCGAACCCCATATATCCGTGCCTGAAGCTTCAGACGCATTAGATAAAAATTGTATTAATGATTTCCGACAACAAATAGAGAATAAGAATAAACGTTGGAAAACTTTTACAGAGAAACTCACTGATAGCGAGTTTAAAAATAGTTATTTAATAAAAATGAAAGACCAGTTTAATCAATATTTGTTGGCAGAGTATCAGAATATTCAAAAGCAGTGA
- a CDS encoding bifunctional 2-polyprenyl-6-hydroxyphenol methylase/3-demethylubiquinol 3-O-methyltransferase UbiG, which yields MLATNTLKQHIRPLRDEFISLLEYSTSGQAMQKLLDDFEFNSVIDVGCGPGWHSRVLLENSKQVTAIDYNRHASLDLDDFAKNMNFIETDFMTFTIVEQFDCVWCAHVLEHQLNPHNFLLKIKDIVKEDGVIAITVPPLKHEVVGGHVTLWNAGTLIYNLVLAGMDCSQIAVLQYGYNISVIFKKKSIKLPDSLRFANGDLEKLAPFVPSFVKQGFDGNIYSHNWYGE from the coding sequence ATGTTGGCAACAAACACACTCAAGCAGCACATTAGACCGCTACGTGACGAATTTATATCTTTACTTGAATATTCTACTTCAGGTCAAGCAATGCAGAAATTGCTTGATGACTTTGAGTTCAATAGCGTAATTGATGTAGGGTGTGGTCCTGGATGGCACAGTAGAGTTTTATTAGAAAACAGCAAACAAGTTACTGCAATTGATTATAATCGTCACGCGTCATTAGATTTAGATGATTTTGCTAAAAATATGAATTTTATCGAGACAGATTTTATGACATTTACCATAGTAGAACAGTTTGATTGTGTTTGGTGTGCTCATGTATTGGAACATCAGTTAAATCCCCATAATTTCTTACTTAAAATTAAAGATATAGTGAAAGAAGATGGTGTCATTGCGATTACAGTTCCCCCCCTTAAACATGAGGTCGTAGGGGGGCATGTTACGTTATGGAATGCTGGAACTTTAATTTATAACCTAGTGTTGGCTGGAATGGATTGCAGCCAGATAGCTGTTCTACAGTACGGCTACAATATTAGCGTCATTTTCAAGAAAAAGAGTATCAAACTGCCAGATAGTTTACGTTTTGCAAATGGGGATTTGGAAAAGTTAGCCCCGTTTGTGCCATCCTTTGTAAAGCAAGGGTTTGACGGAAATATCTATAGTCATAATTGGTATGGAGAATGA